In a genomic window of Numenius arquata chromosome 5, bNumArq3.hap1.1, whole genome shotgun sequence:
- the MED28 gene encoding mediator of RNA polymerase II transcription subunit 28 codes for MAGALSGMFANQPPGPPPPPPGPPGGPGPAGLIPPPTGPRNPNNTLVDELEASFEACFASLVSQDYVNGTDQEEIRTGVDQCIQKFLDVARQTECFFLQKRLQLSVQKPEQVIKEDVSELRNELQRKEALIQKHLGKLRHWQQVLEDISVQHKKPAEMPQGPLAYLEQASANIPAPMKQT; via the exons ATGGCGGGCGCCCTGAGCGGCATGTTCGCCAACCAGCCGCCgggcccgccgcctccgccgccgggacctcccggcgggcccggcccggccggcctCATCCCGCCTCCGACGGGGCCGCGCAATCCCAACAACACGCTGGTGGACGAGCTGGAAGCGTCCTTCGAG GCCTGCTTCGCCTCGCTGGTGAGCCAGGACTACGTGAACGGCACCGACCAGGAGGAGATCCGCACCG GTGTTGATCAGTGCATCCAGAAGTTTCTGGATGTTGCAAGACAAACTGAATGCTTTTTTCTACAAAAACGACTGCAGCTCTCAGTCCAGAAACCAGAACAAGTAATTAAAGAG GATGTTTCAGAATTAAGAAATGAATTGCAGAGAAAAGAAGCATTAATTCAGAAGCATTTGGGCAAACTGCGACACTGGCAACAGGTCCTGGAAGACATCAGCGTACAGCACAAAAAGCCTGCAGAAATGCCTCAAGGTCCATTGGCTTACCTGGAACAAGCATCTGCCAATATTCCTGCTCCAATGAAGCAAACGTGA